The proteins below come from a single Antennarius striatus isolate MH-2024 chromosome 18, ASM4005453v1, whole genome shotgun sequence genomic window:
- the mmp16b gene encoding matrix metalloproteinase-16 isoform X2 encodes MTLESSCKRKSLDCFYAAAFCSHLLLWISCAVSGEQYHFNVEGWLQRYGYLPRTEPGMSVLRSARTMHSAIAAMQHVYGLNVTGTLDEKTKDWMQKPRCGVPDKLKSGLRSRKRRYALTGQKWQRTHITYSIKNVTPKVGARETHDAIRRAFDVWQGVTPLRFEAVPYSALETGKRDVDITIIFASGFHGDSSPFDGEGGFLAHAYFPGPGIGGDTHFDSDEPWTLGNPNHDGNDLFLVAVHELGHALGLEHSNDPTAIMAPFYQYMDTENFKLPHDDLQGIQKIYGPPDRVPQPTRPPPTVPPPRFHPPSDPRKHDRHARPHRPPQGAKPSNPNSKPNICDGGFNTLAILRKELFVFKDQWFWRVRDNSVVPGYPMQINYFWKGLPAKIDAVYENSEGKFVFFKGSRFWVFKDTTLQPSYPQDISLFGSGMPTQSIETAVWWEDVAKTYFFKGDRYWRYNEDMRTMDPGYPKPITIWKGIPDSPQGAFVDKDNGFTYFYKGKEYWKFNNQLLRVEPGYPRSILRDFMGCDGLPADPDWDWSPPVAEERHYDNGDVDVVIKLDSAGGTEKAVAIAIPCVLALCMMVLLYTVFQFRRKTTQRHILYCKRSMQEWV; translated from the exons ATGACCTTAGAATCCTCTTGTAAAAGAAAATCATTGGATTGCTTTTACGCGGCAGCATTCTGCTCGCATCTTCTGCTTTGGATTTCGTGTGCCGTGTCCGGAGAGCAGTATCATTTCAACGTTGAG GGATGGCTACAAAGGTACGGATACCTTCCTCGTACAGAACCAGGAATGTCAGTCCTGCGCTCAGCCCGTACCATGCACTCAGCCATTGCTGCCATGCAGCACGTCTATGGTCTCAATGTCACCGGGACACTGGATGAGAAGACCAAGGA TTGGATGCAAAAGCCTCGCTGTGGTGTTccagacaaattaaaaagtggCTTGAGGTCACGGAAGAGGAGATATGCGCTGACAGGACAAAAGTGGCAGCGTACGCACATCACCTACAG CATAAAAAATGTTACTCCAAAGGTGGGTGCCAGAGAGACTCACGATGCCATCCGACGGGCGTTTGACGTGTGGCAGGGTGTGACTCCTCTACGCTTTGAGGCTGTTCCATACAGCGCGCTGGAGACAGGCAAGCGCGACGTcgacatcaccatcatctttgCTTCTGGTTTTCATGGCGATAGCTCACCCTTTGACGGTGAGGGGGGATTCCTCGCCCACGCCTACTTCCCAGGCCCAGGCATAGGAGGGGATACACACTTCGATTCAGACGAGCCCTGGACCCTCGGGAACCCCAACCATGATG GTAACGACTTGTTCTTGGTTGCGGTACATGAACTGGGTCACGCCCTTGGTCTAGAACACTCAAACGACCCCACAGCTATCATGGCTCCTTTCTACCAGTACATGGATACGGAGAATTTCAAACTACCTCATGACGACTTACAGGGCATCCAGAAAATTTATg GTCCACCAGACAGAGTGCCACAGCCAACCAGGCCCCCACCCACAGTACCTCCTCCTCGTTTCCACCCTCCCTCAGATCCCCGGAAACATGACCGCCATGCTAGACCCCATCGACCTCCACAGGGGGCCAAACCCTCCAACCCCAACTCCAAACCCAACATCTGTGACGGAGGCTTCAACACCCTGGCTATCCTCCGGAAGGAACTTTTTGTCTTCAAG GACCAGTGGTTTTGGAGGGTGCGGGATAACTCAGTGGTCCCTGGCTACCCCATGCAGATCAACTACTTTTGGAAAGGCCTGCCAGCTAAAATAGATGCTGTGTATGAAAATAGTGAAGGGAAGTTTGTCTTTTTCAAAG GAAGCCGTTTCTGGGTCTTCAAGGACACAACTCTCCAGCCTTCGTACCCTCAGGACATCTCACTGTTTGGGAGCGGAATGCCTACTCAGAGTATAGAGACAGCTGTCTGGTGGGAGGATGTCGCCAAAACCTACTTCTTCAAAGGAGACAG ATACTGGAGATACAATGAGGACATGAGGACCATGGACCCAGGTTATCCCAaacccatcaccatctggaaGGGCATCCCGGACTCTCCACAGGGGGCTTTTGTCGATAAAGACAACG GCTTCACTTACTTTTATAAAGGAAAGGAGTACTGGAAGTTCAACAATCAGCTGCTTCGCGTGGAGCCTGGCTACCCAAGGTCCATCCTGAGGGACTTCATGGGCTGTGATGGTCTGCCTGCTGACCCCGACTGGGACTGGAGCCCCCCGGTGGCAGAGGAACGCCACTATGACAATGGTGATGTGGACGTTGTCATCAAACTAGACAGCGCAGGAGGCACGGAGAAAGCAGTGGCCATAGCTATTCCCTGTGTCCTGGCGCTGTGCATGATGGTCCTCCTCTACACTGTTTTCCAGTTCAGGAGGAAGACCACACAACGCCACATACTGTATTGCAAGCGCTCCATGCAAGAGTGGGTCTGA
- the mmp16b gene encoding matrix metalloproteinase-16 isoform X3 produces the protein MSVLRSARTMHSAIAAMQHVYGLNVTGTLDEKTKDDITLSWMQKPRCGVPDKLKSGLRSRKRRYALTGQKWQRTHITYSIKNVTPKVGARETHDAIRRAFDVWQGVTPLRFEAVPYSALETGKRDVDITIIFASGFHGDSSPFDGEGGFLAHAYFPGPGIGGDTHFDSDEPWTLGNPNHDGNDLFLVAVHELGHALGLEHSNDPTAIMAPFYQYMDTENFKLPHDDLQGIQKIYGPPDRVPQPTRPPPTVPPPRFHPPSDPRKHDRHARPHRPPQGAKPSNPNSKPNICDGGFNTLAILRKELFVFKDQWFWRVRDNSVVPGYPMQINYFWKGLPAKIDAVYENSEGKFVFFKGSRFWVFKDTTLQPSYPQDISLFGSGMPTQSIETAVWWEDVAKTYFFKGDRYWRYNEDMRTMDPGYPKPITIWKGIPDSPQGAFVDKDNGFTYFYKGKEYWKFNNQLLRVEPGYPRSILRDFMGCDGLPADPDWDWSPPVAEERHYDNGDVDVVIKLDSAGGTEKAVAIAIPCVLALCMMVLLYTVFQFRRKTTQRHILYCKRSMQEWV, from the exons ATGTCAGTCCTGCGCTCAGCCCGTACCATGCACTCAGCCATTGCTGCCATGCAGCACGTCTATGGTCTCAATGTCACCGGGACACTGGATGAGAAGACCAAGGA TGATATCACGCTGAG TTGGATGCAAAAGCCTCGCTGTGGTGTTccagacaaattaaaaagtggCTTGAGGTCACGGAAGAGGAGATATGCGCTGACAGGACAAAAGTGGCAGCGTACGCACATCACCTACAG CATAAAAAATGTTACTCCAAAGGTGGGTGCCAGAGAGACTCACGATGCCATCCGACGGGCGTTTGACGTGTGGCAGGGTGTGACTCCTCTACGCTTTGAGGCTGTTCCATACAGCGCGCTGGAGACAGGCAAGCGCGACGTcgacatcaccatcatctttgCTTCTGGTTTTCATGGCGATAGCTCACCCTTTGACGGTGAGGGGGGATTCCTCGCCCACGCCTACTTCCCAGGCCCAGGCATAGGAGGGGATACACACTTCGATTCAGACGAGCCCTGGACCCTCGGGAACCCCAACCATGATG GTAACGACTTGTTCTTGGTTGCGGTACATGAACTGGGTCACGCCCTTGGTCTAGAACACTCAAACGACCCCACAGCTATCATGGCTCCTTTCTACCAGTACATGGATACGGAGAATTTCAAACTACCTCATGACGACTTACAGGGCATCCAGAAAATTTATg GTCCACCAGACAGAGTGCCACAGCCAACCAGGCCCCCACCCACAGTACCTCCTCCTCGTTTCCACCCTCCCTCAGATCCCCGGAAACATGACCGCCATGCTAGACCCCATCGACCTCCACAGGGGGCCAAACCCTCCAACCCCAACTCCAAACCCAACATCTGTGACGGAGGCTTCAACACCCTGGCTATCCTCCGGAAGGAACTTTTTGTCTTCAAG GACCAGTGGTTTTGGAGGGTGCGGGATAACTCAGTGGTCCCTGGCTACCCCATGCAGATCAACTACTTTTGGAAAGGCCTGCCAGCTAAAATAGATGCTGTGTATGAAAATAGTGAAGGGAAGTTTGTCTTTTTCAAAG GAAGCCGTTTCTGGGTCTTCAAGGACACAACTCTCCAGCCTTCGTACCCTCAGGACATCTCACTGTTTGGGAGCGGAATGCCTACTCAGAGTATAGAGACAGCTGTCTGGTGGGAGGATGTCGCCAAAACCTACTTCTTCAAAGGAGACAG ATACTGGAGATACAATGAGGACATGAGGACCATGGACCCAGGTTATCCCAaacccatcaccatctggaaGGGCATCCCGGACTCTCCACAGGGGGCTTTTGTCGATAAAGACAACG GCTTCACTTACTTTTATAAAGGAAAGGAGTACTGGAAGTTCAACAATCAGCTGCTTCGCGTGGAGCCTGGCTACCCAAGGTCCATCCTGAGGGACTTCATGGGCTGTGATGGTCTGCCTGCTGACCCCGACTGGGACTGGAGCCCCCCGGTGGCAGAGGAACGCCACTATGACAATGGTGATGTGGACGTTGTCATCAAACTAGACAGCGCAGGAGGCACGGAGAAAGCAGTGGCCATAGCTATTCCCTGTGTCCTGGCGCTGTGCATGATGGTCCTCCTCTACACTGTTTTCCAGTTCAGGAGGAAGACCACACAACGCCACATACTGTATTGCAAGCGCTCCATGCAAGAGTGGGTCTGA
- the mmp16b gene encoding matrix metalloproteinase-16 isoform X1 — protein MTLESSCKRKSLDCFYAAAFCSHLLLWISCAVSGEQYHFNVEGWLQRYGYLPRTEPGMSVLRSARTMHSAIAAMQHVYGLNVTGTLDEKTKDDITLSWMQKPRCGVPDKLKSGLRSRKRRYALTGQKWQRTHITYSIKNVTPKVGARETHDAIRRAFDVWQGVTPLRFEAVPYSALETGKRDVDITIIFASGFHGDSSPFDGEGGFLAHAYFPGPGIGGDTHFDSDEPWTLGNPNHDGNDLFLVAVHELGHALGLEHSNDPTAIMAPFYQYMDTENFKLPHDDLQGIQKIYGPPDRVPQPTRPPPTVPPPRFHPPSDPRKHDRHARPHRPPQGAKPSNPNSKPNICDGGFNTLAILRKELFVFKDQWFWRVRDNSVVPGYPMQINYFWKGLPAKIDAVYENSEGKFVFFKGSRFWVFKDTTLQPSYPQDISLFGSGMPTQSIETAVWWEDVAKTYFFKGDRYWRYNEDMRTMDPGYPKPITIWKGIPDSPQGAFVDKDNGFTYFYKGKEYWKFNNQLLRVEPGYPRSILRDFMGCDGLPADPDWDWSPPVAEERHYDNGDVDVVIKLDSAGGTEKAVAIAIPCVLALCMMVLLYTVFQFRRKTTQRHILYCKRSMQEWV, from the exons ATGACCTTAGAATCCTCTTGTAAAAGAAAATCATTGGATTGCTTTTACGCGGCAGCATTCTGCTCGCATCTTCTGCTTTGGATTTCGTGTGCCGTGTCCGGAGAGCAGTATCATTTCAACGTTGAG GGATGGCTACAAAGGTACGGATACCTTCCTCGTACAGAACCAGGAATGTCAGTCCTGCGCTCAGCCCGTACCATGCACTCAGCCATTGCTGCCATGCAGCACGTCTATGGTCTCAATGTCACCGGGACACTGGATGAGAAGACCAAGGA TGATATCACGCTGAG TTGGATGCAAAAGCCTCGCTGTGGTGTTccagacaaattaaaaagtggCTTGAGGTCACGGAAGAGGAGATATGCGCTGACAGGACAAAAGTGGCAGCGTACGCACATCACCTACAG CATAAAAAATGTTACTCCAAAGGTGGGTGCCAGAGAGACTCACGATGCCATCCGACGGGCGTTTGACGTGTGGCAGGGTGTGACTCCTCTACGCTTTGAGGCTGTTCCATACAGCGCGCTGGAGACAGGCAAGCGCGACGTcgacatcaccatcatctttgCTTCTGGTTTTCATGGCGATAGCTCACCCTTTGACGGTGAGGGGGGATTCCTCGCCCACGCCTACTTCCCAGGCCCAGGCATAGGAGGGGATACACACTTCGATTCAGACGAGCCCTGGACCCTCGGGAACCCCAACCATGATG GTAACGACTTGTTCTTGGTTGCGGTACATGAACTGGGTCACGCCCTTGGTCTAGAACACTCAAACGACCCCACAGCTATCATGGCTCCTTTCTACCAGTACATGGATACGGAGAATTTCAAACTACCTCATGACGACTTACAGGGCATCCAGAAAATTTATg GTCCACCAGACAGAGTGCCACAGCCAACCAGGCCCCCACCCACAGTACCTCCTCCTCGTTTCCACCCTCCCTCAGATCCCCGGAAACATGACCGCCATGCTAGACCCCATCGACCTCCACAGGGGGCCAAACCCTCCAACCCCAACTCCAAACCCAACATCTGTGACGGAGGCTTCAACACCCTGGCTATCCTCCGGAAGGAACTTTTTGTCTTCAAG GACCAGTGGTTTTGGAGGGTGCGGGATAACTCAGTGGTCCCTGGCTACCCCATGCAGATCAACTACTTTTGGAAAGGCCTGCCAGCTAAAATAGATGCTGTGTATGAAAATAGTGAAGGGAAGTTTGTCTTTTTCAAAG GAAGCCGTTTCTGGGTCTTCAAGGACACAACTCTCCAGCCTTCGTACCCTCAGGACATCTCACTGTTTGGGAGCGGAATGCCTACTCAGAGTATAGAGACAGCTGTCTGGTGGGAGGATGTCGCCAAAACCTACTTCTTCAAAGGAGACAG ATACTGGAGATACAATGAGGACATGAGGACCATGGACCCAGGTTATCCCAaacccatcaccatctggaaGGGCATCCCGGACTCTCCACAGGGGGCTTTTGTCGATAAAGACAACG GCTTCACTTACTTTTATAAAGGAAAGGAGTACTGGAAGTTCAACAATCAGCTGCTTCGCGTGGAGCCTGGCTACCCAAGGTCCATCCTGAGGGACTTCATGGGCTGTGATGGTCTGCCTGCTGACCCCGACTGGGACTGGAGCCCCCCGGTGGCAGAGGAACGCCACTATGACAATGGTGATGTGGACGTTGTCATCAAACTAGACAGCGCAGGAGGCACGGAGAAAGCAGTGGCCATAGCTATTCCCTGTGTCCTGGCGCTGTGCATGATGGTCCTCCTCTACACTGTTTTCCAGTTCAGGAGGAAGACCACACAACGCCACATACTGTATTGCAAGCGCTCCATGCAAGAGTGGGTCTGA